The following coding sequences are from one Augochlora pura isolate Apur16 chromosome 6, APUR_v2.2.1, whole genome shotgun sequence window:
- the LOC144471354 gene encoding uncharacterized protein LOC144471354, whose translation MDLTEAFAPGGGGEDLPKTDFFDFVVSPPPHCASADGVSDEESFLHRTTCRSMGYLQQSHEEHETSRDLHSSPFIKETNNNTLTALPPVSTITSSLGHHHHHHHVRAHHNACNVQQSNEQTPMDQSDCDYWGTDESKEQTCNILLEDLNKYCWSAHANAQSHGNDTVNVHQGSNEHHQAVGRGCSTNDRQNTDGAIYTLTVLNNEANSMDALDCCKSPAPTSSDSWSLRPNLDLDAILSMEPASAEPDHDQTTNVSEVSRTVNDRFHPDRFSVASSQYTTDDSGFVESKELCGRASSNSGNCAGGDNNNDWKLSDQNLQEAAAAAAAAAVAVGAGDSAESLLRSALQGKLYTGPTQVVSSSSPSNPATGMAMPVTSNPALQIVADPQQQQQQQQQQQQQQQQQQQDESMHTCTDEDLLLSQLDQTTYRPGDYEKLKSIANEVVESYCSLEPVCNVSATTTVMYTLDPTSGSLGTITLPADLGQVSTVTVVTAAQQDVLQQQTATRAEVEQPTNQLQLAPSRVAPAKAPKKYCRRTNRNNNNANAASNGNSGSESGGSASGQQQGASGGSPGSVQRKERSLHYCSICSKGFKDKYSVNVHIRTHTGEKPFACSLCGKSFRQKAHLAKHYQTHVTQKPSVQQQATGNSGNNNGNSGNPSPSAETTTTTSSSVTNRSQSLPVSVDPTGNACNPPS comes from the coding sequence ATGGATTTAACGGAGGCATTCGCCCCGGGAGGGGGCGGGGAGGATCTGCCGAAGACGGACTTCTTCGATTTCGTGGTGTCCCCGCCGCCGCACTGCGCGTCCGCCGACGGCGTCTCCGACGAGGAGAGCTTCCTCCATCGCACCACCTGCAGAAGCATGGGCTATCTGCAGCAGAGCCACGAGGAGCACGAGACCAGTCGTGACCTCCACAGCTCGCCGTTCATCAAAGAGACCAATAACAACACGCTGACCGCGTTGCCGCCCGTCTCGACGATCACGAGCTCCCTCGGCCATCATCATCACCATCACCACGTGAGGGCCCATCACAACGCCTGCAACGTCCAGCAGAGCAACGAGCAGACGCCGATGGACCAGTCGGACTGCGACTATTGGGGGACCGACGAGAGCAAGGAGCAGACCTGCAACATACTGTTGGAGGACTTGAACAAGTACTGCTGGTCGGCCCACGCCAACGCGCAGAGCCACGGGAACGACACAGTGAACGTTCACCAGGGCTCGAACGAGCATCATCAAGCCGTCGGCCGGGGATGTTCCACGAACGACCGACAGAACACGGACGGGGCTATCTACACTCTGACCGTGCTGAACAACGAAGCGAACTCGATGGACGCGTTGGACTGCTGCAAGAGCCCGGCTCCGACGTCCAGCGACTCCTGGTCCCTGCGGCCGAACCTCGACTTGGACGCGATCCTCAGCATGGAGCCAGCCTCCGCCGAGCCGGACCACGACCAGACGACGAACGTGAGCGAGGTGTCGCGGACGGTGAACGACAGGTTTCACCCGGACCGCTTCTCCGTGGCATCGTCACAGTATACCACCGACGACAGCGGTTTCGTCGAGAGCAAAGAATTGTGCGGTCGGGCCTCCTCGAACAGCGGCAACTGCGCGGGCGgcgacaacaacaacgactggAAGCTCTCGGATCAGAATCTGCAAGAGGCGgctgccgcggcggcggcggctgcggtCGCGGTTGGCGCGGGCGACTCGGCCGAGAGTCTTCTGCGAAGCGCCCTCCAAGGGAAGCTGTACACAGGCCCGACCCAGGTGGTGTCCTCCTCGTCGCCGTCCAATCCAGCCACCGGCATGGCCATGCCGGTGACGAGTAACCCCGCCCTGCAGATAGTCGCCGACCcgcaacagcagcaacagcagcagcaacagcaacaacagcagcagcaacagcagcagcaggacGAGTCGATGCACACCTGCACGGACGAGGACCTGCTGCTGTCCCAGCTGGACCAGACGACCTACCGTCCCGGGGACTACGAGAAGCTGAAGAGCATAGCCAACGAGGTGGTAGAGTCCTACTGCAGCTTGGAGCCGGTCTGCAACGTCTCCGCGACGACCACGGTGATGTACACGCTGGACCCGACCAGCGGTAGCCTGGGCACCATCACTCTCCCGGCGGACTTGGGCCAGGTGAGCACGGTCACGGTGGTCACGGCCGCCCAGCAAGACGTGCTCCAGCAGCAAACGGCCACTCGAGCAGAGGTGGAGCAGCCGACCAACCAGCTTCAGCTGGCTCCCTCGAGAGTGGCGCCCGCCAAAGCGCCCAAGAAGTACTGCAGACGCACCAACAGGAACAACAACAACGCGAACGCGGCCAGCAACGGCAACAGCGGCTCCGAGAGCGGCGGAAGCGCCAGCGGCCAGCAGCAAGGTGCGTCCGGAGGGTCTCCCGGCAGCGTTCAGCGCAAGGAACGCTCGCTGCACTACTGCAGCATCTGTAGCAAAGGGTTCAAGGACAAGTACAGCGTGAACGTGCACATCCGGACGCACACGGGCGAGAAGCCGTTCGCCTGCTCCCTGTGCGGCAAGAGCTTCCGGCAGAAGGCGCACCTGGCGAAGCACTACCAGACCCACGTCACGCAGAAGCCCAGCGTCCAGCAGCAGGCCACCGGCAACAGCGGGAACAACAACGGGAACAGCGGGAACCCGAGTCCGTCCGCGGAGACGACCACCACCACGAGCAGCAGCGTGACAAACAGGAGTCAGTCGCTCCCGGTCTCGGTCGATCCTACGGGGAACGCCTGCAATCCACCTAGTTAG